From Burkholderia pseudomultivorans, the proteins below share one genomic window:
- a CDS encoding pyrimidine/purine nucleoside phosphorylase yields the protein MTSATQFDNVSVVKRANVYFDGKCVSHAVIFPDGTRKTLGVILPCALNFGTDAPELMEVQAGKCRVKLDGSDEWQTYGAGESFSVPGKSRFDIEVLETLDYVCSYL from the coding sequence ATGACCAGTGCAACCCAATTCGACAACGTGTCGGTCGTCAAGCGCGCCAATGTCTATTTCGACGGCAAGTGCGTGTCGCATGCGGTGATCTTCCCGGACGGTACGCGCAAGACGCTCGGCGTGATCCTGCCGTGTGCGCTCAACTTCGGCACCGATGCGCCCGAATTGATGGAAGTGCAGGCCGGCAAGTGCCGCGTGAAGCTCGACGGCAGCGACGAGTGGCAGACCTACGGCGCCGGCGAATCGTTCTCGGTGCCGGGCAAGAGCCGCTTCGACATCGAAGTGCTCGAAACGCTCGACTACGTCTGCAGCTATCTGTAA
- a CDS encoding chloride channel protein has protein sequence MNAPHKRDFSTNERLPRIALLAAVIGVLSTLAAFVLLSLIHLFTNLFFFQQFSFADRSPAGNALGAWVIAVPVIGALIVGMMARFGSEKIRGHGIPEAIEAILFGKSRMSPKVAVLKPLSSGIVIGSGGPFGAEGPIIMTGGALGSLLAQCVHVTAAERKTLLVAGAAAGMTAVFGTPVAAVLLAVELLLFEWRPRSFLPVALACAVAGFARAVFFGVDPLFPLTTAAPSPVALGSCIVAGLLSGMLACGLSAALYRVEDTFAKLPVHWMWWPALGAIVIGVGGWLEPRALGVGYDVIGDLLHQHIALKIALALLIVKAVMWVIALGSGTSGGVLAPLLMLGAGLGTVLSPVLPGGDPALWPLVCMAATLGATLGAPLTAIVFAFGLTHDANALLPLLAATLVAHGFATVVMKRSIMTEKIARRGYHIYREYGVDPLERHDVGEVMTPADALVAIDGATPLAAVEAQYFGAQQTHRAYPVVQNGRLLGLVDRALVDAQRAQAAADTPIAAAFADRPPAIALAHETCRLVASRLAMLGLERLPVVDDPQSLRITGLVSRSDLIKPALQHFDDEHKRERFRPVVPANLRDAGARKAG, from the coding sequence ATGAACGCCCCGCACAAACGAGATTTCTCGACCAACGAGCGCCTGCCCAGGATCGCGCTGCTTGCCGCCGTGATCGGCGTGCTCAGCACGCTCGCGGCCTTCGTGCTGCTGAGCCTGATCCACCTGTTTACGAACCTGTTCTTCTTCCAGCAGTTCTCGTTCGCGGACCGCTCGCCCGCAGGCAACGCGCTCGGTGCGTGGGTAATCGCGGTGCCGGTGATCGGCGCACTGATCGTCGGCATGATGGCGCGCTTCGGCTCGGAAAAGATCCGCGGCCATGGCATTCCGGAGGCGATCGAGGCGATCCTGTTCGGCAAGAGCCGCATGTCGCCGAAGGTCGCGGTGCTCAAGCCGCTGTCGTCCGGCATCGTGATCGGCAGCGGCGGCCCGTTCGGCGCCGAAGGCCCGATTATCATGACGGGCGGTGCGCTCGGCTCGCTGCTCGCGCAATGCGTGCACGTGACGGCCGCCGAGCGCAAGACGCTGCTGGTCGCGGGTGCAGCCGCCGGCATGACCGCCGTGTTCGGCACGCCGGTCGCCGCCGTGCTGCTGGCCGTCGAGCTGCTGTTGTTCGAATGGCGGCCGCGCAGCTTCCTGCCGGTCGCGCTCGCCTGCGCGGTGGCGGGCTTTGCGCGCGCCGTGTTCTTCGGCGTCGACCCGCTGTTTCCGCTGACGACCGCCGCGCCGTCGCCGGTCGCGCTCGGCTCGTGCATCGTCGCGGGGCTGCTGTCGGGGATGCTTGCGTGCGGGCTGTCGGCGGCGCTGTATCGCGTCGAGGACACGTTCGCGAAGCTGCCGGTGCACTGGATGTGGTGGCCCGCGCTCGGCGCGATCGTGATCGGTGTCGGCGGCTGGCTCGAACCGCGTGCGCTCGGCGTCGGCTACGACGTGATCGGCGACCTGCTGCACCAGCACATCGCGCTGAAGATCGCGCTCGCGCTGTTGATCGTGAAGGCCGTGATGTGGGTGATCGCGCTCGGCTCCGGCACGTCGGGCGGCGTGCTCGCGCCGCTGCTGATGCTGGGCGCGGGCCTCGGCACCGTGCTGTCGCCGGTGCTGCCGGGCGGCGATCCGGCGCTGTGGCCGCTGGTATGCATGGCCGCGACGCTCGGCGCGACGCTCGGTGCGCCGCTGACCGCGATCGTGTTCGCGTTCGGCCTCACGCACGACGCCAACGCACTGCTGCCGCTACTCGCGGCGACGCTGGTCGCGCACGGCTTCGCGACCGTCGTGATGAAGCGCTCGATCATGACCGAAAAGATTGCGCGCCGCGGCTATCACATCTATCGCGAGTACGGCGTCGATCCGCTCGAGCGGCACGACGTCGGCGAAGTGATGACGCCGGCCGACGCGCTCGTCGCGATCGACGGAGCGACCCCGCTGGCCGCGGTCGAAGCGCAGTACTTCGGCGCGCAGCAGACGCATCGCGCCTACCCGGTCGTGCAGAACGGCCGCCTGCTCGGCCTCGTCGACCGCGCGCTCGTCGATGCGCAGCGCGCGCAGGCCGCCGCCGATACGCCGATCGCGGCCGCCTTTGCCGATCGGCCGCCCGCGATCGCGCTCGCGCACGAAACCTGCCGCCTCGTCGCATCGCGACTCGCGATGCTCGGGCTCGAACGGCTGCCGGTGGTCGACGATCCGCAATCGCTGCGCATCACGGGCCTCGTGTCGCGCAGCGACCTGATCAAGCCCGCGCTCCAGCACTTCGACGACGAGCACAAGCGCGAGCGCTTCCGCCCGGTCGTACCGGCGAATCTGCGCGACGCCGGCGCGCGCAAGGCCGGCTGA
- a CDS encoding MarR family winged helix-turn-helix transcriptional regulator, giving the protein MTDTRRALTKSDFQQLSEFRYQMRRFERFSERAAQSEGVTPLQYLLLLHIKGYPHREWATIGELAERLQAQHHGVVALVTRCEALGLVKRKTSEADRRQVEVHLEEAGETLLARLAAMHRTELKSLKGAFQVPQIDH; this is encoded by the coding sequence ATGACCGATACCCGACGCGCGCTGACCAAGAGCGATTTCCAGCAACTGTCCGAATTCCGCTACCAGATGCGCCGCTTCGAGCGCTTCTCCGAACGCGCCGCGCAAAGCGAAGGCGTGACGCCGCTGCAATACCTGTTGCTGCTGCATATCAAAGGCTATCCGCATCGCGAATGGGCGACCATCGGCGAGCTGGCGGAACGCCTGCAGGCGCAGCATCACGGTGTGGTCGCGCTGGTCACGCGCTGCGAAGCGCTCGGGCTCGTGAAGCGCAAGACGAGCGAAGCGGATCGCCGGCAGGTCGAGGTACACCTCGAGGAAGCCGGCGAGACGCTGCTTGCACGCCTCGCGGCGATGCACCGCACCGAACTGAAATCGCTGAAGGGCGCGTTTCAGGTTCCCCAGATCGACCATTGA
- a CDS encoding HPP family protein: MSSGSSSSRRTLRQWLHSFIPHPMTLGWRERLRSCAGALVGIATVGVTMRVLPGVPGLVPLLVAPMGASAVLLFAVPASPLAQPWSIIGGNLVAATVGVACAQWIADPVTAAAVAIACAIGGMFALRCVHPPSGAVALTAVVGGPAIHALGFGFVLEPIALQSAILLSAALVYHALTGHRYPHGSARADAKPQGAAAPARGGFTREDLDAVLKRRSEWLDVDPDDLEALLRETEMQAYARTFGQLTCADLMTKNAVSVAPSTSVTAALTLLDRHRVKALPVVDGDGRLTGIVTRADLTRQLRRPTPLWQRLSARLPEAFGGQPASVATVMTREVASVPQTMPLTALVPLFTHSGHHHIPVVDASRRLVGVITQTDLVTGLHRQTQMLAAA; this comes from the coding sequence ATGTCGTCAGGCTCCTCTTCGTCGCGCCGCACGTTGCGCCAATGGCTGCATAGTTTCATTCCCCATCCGATGACGCTCGGCTGGCGCGAACGCCTGCGCTCGTGCGCCGGTGCGCTGGTCGGCATCGCGACGGTCGGCGTCACGATGCGCGTGCTGCCCGGCGTGCCGGGCCTCGTGCCGCTGCTCGTCGCGCCGATGGGCGCGTCCGCGGTGCTGCTGTTCGCCGTGCCCGCGAGTCCGCTCGCGCAGCCGTGGTCGATCATCGGCGGCAACCTGGTGGCGGCGACGGTCGGCGTCGCGTGCGCGCAGTGGATCGCCGATCCGGTCACCGCCGCCGCCGTCGCGATCGCATGTGCGATCGGCGGAATGTTCGCGCTGCGCTGCGTGCACCCGCCGTCGGGCGCCGTCGCGCTCACGGCCGTGGTTGGCGGCCCGGCGATCCATGCGCTCGGCTTCGGCTTCGTGCTCGAACCGATCGCGCTGCAGTCGGCGATCCTGCTGTCGGCCGCGCTGGTCTACCACGCGCTGACCGGGCACCGCTATCCGCACGGCAGCGCACGCGCCGACGCGAAACCGCAGGGCGCCGCGGCGCCCGCACGCGGCGGCTTCACGCGCGAGGACCTCGACGCCGTGCTCAAGCGTCGCAGCGAATGGCTCGACGTCGATCCGGACGACCTCGAAGCGCTGCTGCGCGAAACCGAAATGCAGGCGTACGCGCGCACGTTCGGCCAGCTCACCTGTGCCGACCTGATGACGAAGAACGCGGTCAGCGTCGCGCCGTCGACGTCGGTCACGGCGGCGCTCACGCTGCTCGATCGCCATCGCGTGAAGGCGCTGCCCGTCGTCGACGGCGACGGCCGCCTGACCGGCATCGTCACCCGCGCCGACCTGACGCGCCAGCTGCGCCGCCCGACTCCGCTGTGGCAGCGCCTGTCCGCGCGCTTGCCCGAAGCCTTCGGCGGGCAGCCCGCGAGCGTCGCCACCGTGATGACGCGCGAGGTCGCGTCGGTGCCGCAGACCATGCCGCTCACGGCGCTCGTGCCGCTGTTCACGCATTCGGGCCACCACCATATTCCGGTCGTCGACGCGTCGCGCCGCCTCGTCGGCGTCATCACGCAGACGGATCTCGTCACGGGCCTCCATCGACAGACGCAGATGCTCGCAGCCGCGTAA
- a CDS encoding LysR family transcriptional regulator: MDMLENMRLFVRVVEAGSFTAVAKEIDATTAQVSRAVSNLEAHVQTRLLHRTTRHLGLTESGERYFERAKSILAEIDYANAEARNALLRPSGKMRIHAMTGLGKSHVVSSIVRYQEDNPDVSVELTLAQRMPNLVEEGYDVSIVTASQLPDSGYVAQTCGTSCSVLVASREYLARHGTPQTPDDLPNHVCLRLDTPASPASEWRLERSDGEETVYELQPAPFQVNVPDALCVAVRAGRGIACIALYTVLDDLREGRLIRVLPEYRLQTVSVYAVYATRRYLDAKIRTFLDHLRTTLTPALQSDLSELDRLTIEQAQGGGLKRA, from the coding sequence ATGGACATGCTCGAAAACATGCGCCTGTTCGTGCGCGTTGTCGAAGCCGGCAGTTTTACCGCGGTCGCCAAGGAAATCGATGCGACCACCGCGCAGGTGTCGCGTGCGGTGTCGAACCTCGAAGCCCACGTACAGACGCGTCTGCTGCATCGCACGACGCGCCACCTCGGCCTGACCGAAAGCGGCGAGCGCTATTTCGAGCGCGCGAAATCGATCCTCGCGGAAATCGACTACGCGAACGCCGAGGCGCGCAACGCGCTGCTGCGGCCGAGCGGCAAGATGCGCATCCATGCGATGACGGGGCTCGGCAAGAGTCACGTGGTGTCGTCGATCGTCCGCTACCAGGAGGACAACCCCGACGTGTCGGTCGAGCTGACGCTCGCGCAGCGGATGCCGAACCTCGTCGAGGAAGGCTACGACGTGTCGATCGTGACGGCCTCGCAGTTGCCCGATTCGGGCTACGTCGCGCAGACTTGCGGCACGAGCTGCAGCGTGCTCGTCGCGTCGCGCGAATACCTCGCGCGGCACGGCACGCCGCAGACGCCCGACGACCTGCCGAACCACGTGTGCCTGCGCCTCGACACGCCGGCGTCGCCGGCCAGCGAATGGCGGCTCGAGCGCAGCGACGGCGAGGAAACCGTCTACGAGCTGCAGCCCGCGCCGTTCCAGGTGAACGTGCCGGACGCACTGTGCGTCGCGGTGCGGGCCGGGCGCGGGATCGCGTGCATCGCGCTGTATACGGTGCTCGACGATCTCCGCGAAGGCCGGCTGATCCGCGTGCTGCCGGAATATCGACTGCAGACGGTCAGCGTGTACGCGGTGTACGCGACGCGCCGCTATCTCGACGCGAAGATCCGGACCTTCCTCGATCATTTGCGCACGACGCTGACGCCTGCGCTGCAGAGCGACCTGAGCGAACTCGACCGGCTGACGATCGAGCAGGCGCAGGGCGGCGGCCTCAAGCGCGCGTGA
- a CDS encoding MFS transporter: MPNRSSGAAVAAPAAASRTVGRVRYAVLALIFAVTVVNYADRATMSIAGTGVAHDLGLTPVQLGIVFSAFAWAYAIGQIPGGWLLDRYGARRVYGLSLLLWSVFTMLQGTVGWLGVQAGAATLALFAMRFMLGLVESPAFPANSRIVACWFPTAERGTASALFNSAQYMAVVLFTPAMAWLTRALGWTHVFLWMGMLGIALAALWFAWYREPHGHPRVSDAERDYLRAHGALVDLEANRVRHRPRVTWRAASQLFRHRSLWAIYIGQYCITALTYFFITWFPIYLIKGRGMTIMEAGWVAALPAICGFTGGVLGGVLSDWLIRRGMHPSRARKTPFVAGMAMATLLVLANGASSNTLVILLMTIAFFGKGLAAVGWAVLADTAPEGMVGLSGGVFNGLGNIAGIVTPLVIGYFVAHTGSFAGALWFVAAHGLIGIAAYAWLAGRFERIRVAAGT; the protein is encoded by the coding sequence ATGCCCAATCGATCCTCCGGCGCCGCCGTCGCCGCGCCCGCTGCCGCCTCGCGCACGGTCGGCCGCGTCCGTTACGCGGTCCTCGCCCTGATCTTCGCCGTCACCGTCGTCAACTATGCGGACCGCGCGACGATGTCGATCGCCGGCACCGGCGTCGCGCACGACCTCGGGCTCACGCCCGTGCAGCTCGGCATCGTTTTTTCGGCGTTCGCATGGGCCTATGCGATCGGGCAGATCCCGGGCGGCTGGCTGCTCGATCGTTACGGCGCGCGGCGCGTCTACGGCCTGAGCCTGCTGCTGTGGTCGGTGTTCACGATGCTGCAGGGCACGGTCGGATGGCTCGGCGTGCAGGCCGGCGCCGCCACGCTCGCGCTGTTCGCGATGCGCTTCATGCTGGGCCTCGTCGAATCGCCGGCCTTCCCGGCCAACTCGCGAATCGTCGCGTGCTGGTTTCCGACCGCCGAACGCGGCACCGCGTCGGCGCTGTTCAATTCCGCGCAATACATGGCCGTCGTGCTGTTCACGCCGGCGATGGCGTGGCTCACGCGTGCGCTGGGCTGGACGCACGTGTTCCTGTGGATGGGGATGCTCGGCATCGCGCTCGCCGCGCTATGGTTCGCGTGGTATCGCGAACCGCACGGCCACCCGCGCGTGAGCGACGCCGAGCGCGACTATCTGCGCGCGCACGGCGCACTGGTCGATCTCGAGGCGAACCGCGTGCGGCACCGGCCGCGCGTCACGTGGCGCGCCGCGTCGCAGCTGTTCCGCCACCGCAGCCTGTGGGCGATCTACATCGGCCAGTACTGCATCACGGCGCTCACCTACTTCTTCATCACCTGGTTCCCGATCTACCTGATCAAGGGACGCGGCATGACGATCATGGAAGCCGGCTGGGTCGCCGCGCTGCCGGCGATCTGCGGGTTCACGGGCGGCGTGCTCGGCGGCGTGCTGTCGGACTGGCTGATCCGGCGCGGCATGCATCCGTCGCGCGCACGCAAGACGCCGTTCGTCGCGGGGATGGCGATGGCGACGCTGCTGGTGCTCGCGAACGGCGCATCGTCGAACACGCTCGTGATCCTGCTGATGACGATCGCGTTCTTCGGCAAGGGACTGGCGGCGGTCGGCTGGGCGGTGCTCGCCGACACCGCGCCGGAAGGCATGGTCGGCCTGAGCGGCGGCGTGTTCAACGGCCTCGGCAATATCGCGGGCATCGTCACGCCGCTCGTGATCGGCTACTTCGTCGCGCACACCGGCTCGTTTGCCGGCGCGCTGTGGTTCGTCGCCGCGCACGGGCTGATCGGCATCGCCGCGTATGCGTGGCTTGCGGGCCGCTTCGAGCGGATCCGCGTCGCAGCGGGCACGTGA
- a CDS encoding 2-hydroxyacid dehydrogenase, translating to MTIDILLTQPLPDTIDAELSARYAVHRPYATDQPDALLARVAPRIRGVVTGGANGLAAALMDRLPALEIVAINGIGTDAVDLERARARGIHVTTTPDVLTDDVADMAMGLILMTLRDLGLGERIVRAGRWGKFAQPLATQVTGKRLGIVGLGRVGRAIAQRAQAFRMPVSYCGPREQHDSGYRFVPDLIALARDSDVLVVAASADHGKVLITAEVLAALGRTGFLINVARGKLVDEAALVRALADGTIAGAGLDVFANEPQVPPALLELDRVVVQPHRASATRETREEMGRIVLANLAACFAGQRPPTSVTT from the coding sequence ATGACCATCGATATCCTGCTCACCCAGCCGCTGCCCGACACCATCGACGCCGAACTGTCCGCCCGCTACGCGGTGCACCGACCGTATGCGACCGACCAGCCTGACGCCTTGCTCGCGCGCGTCGCACCGCGGATCCGCGGCGTCGTGACCGGCGGCGCGAACGGGCTTGCCGCCGCGCTGATGGACCGGCTGCCCGCCCTCGAAATCGTCGCGATCAACGGCATCGGCACCGACGCCGTCGACCTCGAACGGGCCCGCGCACGCGGCATCCACGTCACGACGACGCCCGACGTGCTGACCGACGACGTGGCCGACATGGCGATGGGGCTGATCCTGATGACCTTGCGCGACCTCGGTCTCGGCGAACGCATCGTGCGCGCCGGCCGCTGGGGCAAGTTCGCGCAGCCGCTCGCGACGCAGGTGACGGGCAAGCGGCTCGGCATCGTCGGCCTCGGCCGCGTCGGACGCGCGATCGCGCAGCGCGCGCAGGCGTTCCGGATGCCGGTCAGCTACTGCGGCCCGCGCGAGCAGCACGACAGCGGCTACCGGTTCGTGCCCGACCTGATCGCGCTCGCACGCGACAGCGACGTGCTGGTCGTCGCCGCGTCGGCCGATCACGGCAAGGTGCTGATCACGGCCGAGGTCCTCGCCGCGCTCGGCCGCACCGGCTTCCTGATCAATGTCGCGCGCGGCAAGCTCGTCGACGAAGCCGCGCTGGTGCGCGCGCTGGCGGACGGCACGATCGCCGGCGCAGGCCTCGACGTGTTCGCGAACGAACCGCAGGTGCCGCCCGCGCTGCTCGAACTCGACCGCGTCGTCGTGCAGCCGCACCGCGCGAGCGCCACGCGCGAAACGCGCGAGGAAATGGGCCGCATCGTGCTCGCCAATCTCGCCGCGTGCTTCGCGGGCCAGCGCCCGCCGACCAGCGTCACGACCTGA
- a CDS encoding LysR substrate-binding domain-containing protein yields MIELHQLRCFVAVAEELHFGRAAKRLFMTQPPLSRQIQLLEHALGIALLERSSRQVRLTAAGERFLRDARHILEFSARAEQAAQRVAHGGAGRITLGFTAVSAYRMIPMLLAHAAHALPDIDVELREMVSTVQVDALASRMLDAGFVRQRAGRQPLEYRLVQREPMLVAVAEGAPLAAHERIGPADLDRQPFIAYSPNEGKYFHDMISGMFAGAGRLPNYLHYVGQTHTILGLVRAGLGAALVPASARELHVDGVVFRPLADADVAAELYLAWRTDNDNPVLPVFNAMVERFLTESAETAT; encoded by the coding sequence ATGATCGAACTGCACCAGCTCCGCTGCTTCGTCGCGGTCGCCGAGGAACTGCACTTCGGCCGCGCGGCGAAGCGGCTTTTCATGACGCAGCCGCCGCTGAGCCGGCAGATCCAGCTGCTCGAGCACGCGCTCGGCATCGCGCTGCTCGAACGCAGCAGCCGGCAGGTCAGGTTGACGGCGGCCGGCGAGCGCTTCCTGCGCGATGCGCGCCACATCCTCGAATTCTCGGCGCGGGCCGAGCAGGCCGCGCAGCGCGTCGCGCACGGCGGAGCCGGGCGCATCACACTCGGCTTCACGGCCGTCAGCGCGTACCGGATGATCCCGATGCTGCTCGCCCATGCGGCGCACGCGCTGCCCGACATCGACGTCGAACTGCGCGAGATGGTGTCGACCGTGCAGGTCGATGCGCTGGCATCGCGGATGCTCGACGCGGGCTTCGTGCGCCAGCGCGCCGGCCGGCAGCCGCTCGAATACCGGCTCGTGCAGCGCGAGCCGATGCTGGTCGCGGTTGCGGAAGGCGCGCCGCTCGCCGCGCATGAACGGATCGGCCCCGCCGATCTCGACCGGCAGCCGTTCATCGCGTATTCGCCGAACGAGGGGAAGTACTTCCACGACATGATTTCGGGGATGTTCGCGGGCGCGGGCCGGCTGCCGAACTATCTGCACTACGTCGGGCAGACGCATACGATCCTCGGCCTCGTGCGCGCCGGGCTCGGCGCCGCGCTCGTGCCGGCCTCGGCGCGCGAGCTGCACGTGGACGGCGTGGTGTTCCGGCCGCTCGCGGATGCCGACGTGGCGGCCGAGCTGTATCTCGCGTGGCGGACCGACAACGACAATCCGGTGCTGCCGGTATTCAACGCGATGGTCGAGCGCTTCCTGACGGAAAGCGCGGAAACGGCGACGTAG
- a CDS encoding TRAP transporter substrate-binding protein translates to MNTLTRRRFLQTASVATLAAAGGFSSAVRAQPVVTLRCSSSMPADQNAAHYVWYERLAANLKASVGDAIRVDYFPNSQLGKESDVVQQVKIGAIDMMIAGSSIWATVAPELGMLDLGYLFDSYTHVAKVLDGSVGASLNALLQKRAGCTVLTWGSHFGGRCVFTKKPVLALQGLQGAKLRVLPTPAFMDTFRAMGAVPTPIPFGELYMAVQTGVVDGLEHDPATVLASKFDEVVKSCWQSHHVFAAMTVVMGRRALARIPANLRPAFDRAVADATAQQRAIAAQKAEQAEQTLRQHGMTFHPIAAAERAALRQTMHDRLYVPFAKQYAATAPLFPAIAAARS, encoded by the coding sequence ATGAACACCTTGACCCGGCGGCGCTTTCTGCAGACAGCGTCCGTTGCCACGCTCGCGGCCGCGGGCGGATTTTCGTCGGCCGTGCGTGCGCAGCCGGTCGTGACGCTGCGCTGCTCGTCGTCGATGCCGGCAGACCAGAACGCTGCGCATTACGTGTGGTACGAGCGGCTCGCGGCGAACCTGAAGGCGAGCGTCGGCGATGCGATCCGGGTCGACTACTTCCCGAACAGTCAGCTCGGCAAGGAGAGCGACGTCGTGCAGCAGGTGAAGATCGGCGCGATCGACATGATGATCGCCGGCTCGTCGATCTGGGCGACGGTCGCGCCGGAACTCGGCATGCTCGATCTCGGCTATCTGTTCGACAGCTATACGCACGTCGCGAAGGTGCTCGACGGCTCGGTCGGCGCGAGCCTGAACGCGCTGCTGCAAAAGCGCGCCGGCTGCACGGTGCTCACCTGGGGTTCGCATTTCGGCGGCCGCTGCGTGTTCACGAAAAAGCCGGTGCTTGCGCTGCAAGGGCTGCAGGGCGCGAAGCTGCGCGTGTTGCCGACGCCCGCGTTCATGGACACGTTCAGGGCGATGGGCGCGGTGCCGACGCCGATTCCGTTCGGCGAGCTGTACATGGCCGTGCAGACGGGCGTCGTCGACGGGCTCGAGCACGATCCGGCAACGGTGCTCGCGAGCAAGTTCGACGAAGTCGTGAAGTCGTGCTGGCAGTCGCATCACGTGTTCGCGGCGATGACGGTCGTGATGGGGCGGCGCGCGCTCGCGCGGATTCCGGCGAACCTGCGCCCCGCGTTCGACCGGGCGGTCGCCGATGCGACCGCGCAGCAGCGCGCGATTGCCGCGCAGAAGGCCGAGCAGGCCGAACAGACGCTGCGTCAGCACGGGATGACGTTTCATCCGATCGCGGCCGCCGAGCGCGCGGCGCTGCGGCAGACGATGCACGACCGGCTGTACGTGCCGTTCGCGAAGCAATACGCGGCCACCGCGCCGCTGTTCCCGGCGATCGCCGCCGCACGGAGCTGA